Proteins from a genomic interval of Kitasatospora herbaricolor:
- a CDS encoding maleylpyruvate isomerase family mycothiol-dependent enzyme produces MTDNQTVQAYTDAWTQSIESISELVAPLPADAWNRATECPGWSVRDVVSHVIAFESELLGDPRPIHSLPSDLRHVTDEFTRYMELPVDKRRCHTSPEMTGELEYTIIRRSRALRTARHEPTDPVRWPAGPFTRDLPYHELLRLRVFDVWVHEQDLRRALGEPGNLDSAAALIARDHLVAALPKVVAKLAGAPAGSTVGFDVTGPVEFLRTVRVDAAGRGSVDDGISLAPDVQFTLGWETFARLACGRGRPGPVKTEGDEELAARILANFAVTP; encoded by the coding sequence GTGACGGACAACCAGACCGTGCAGGCTTACACCGATGCGTGGACGCAGTCCATCGAGTCGATATCGGAGCTGGTGGCTCCGCTGCCCGCCGACGCCTGGAACCGGGCGACCGAATGCCCCGGCTGGTCCGTCCGCGACGTCGTCTCGCACGTCATCGCGTTCGAGTCCGAACTGCTCGGCGACCCGCGCCCGATCCACTCGCTGCCGAGCGACCTGCGGCACGTCACGGACGAGTTCACCCGCTACATGGAACTGCCGGTCGACAAGCGCCGCTGCCACACCTCGCCCGAGATGACCGGCGAGCTGGAGTACACGATCATCCGGCGCTCGCGCGCCCTGCGCACGGCCCGGCACGAGCCCACCGACCCGGTCCGCTGGCCGGCCGGCCCCTTCACCCGCGACCTCCCGTACCACGAGCTGCTGCGCCTGCGGGTCTTCGACGTCTGGGTGCACGAGCAGGACCTCCGGCGCGCCCTCGGCGAGCCCGGGAACCTCGACTCCGCCGCCGCCCTGATCGCCCGTGACCACCTGGTCGCCGCGCTCCCCAAGGTCGTCGCCAAGCTGGCCGGCGCCCCGGCCGGCAGCACGGTCGGCTTCGACGTGACGGGGCCGGTCGAGTTCCTGCGCACGGTACGGGTGGACGCCGCCGGCCGCGGCTCGGTGGACGACGGCATCAGCCTCGCCCCCGACGTGCAGTTCACCCTCGGCTGGGAGACCTTCGCCCGGCTCGCCTGCGGCCGTGGCCGGCCCGGCCCGGTCAAGACCGAGGGTGACGAGGAGCTGGCCGCCCGGATCCTGGCCAACTTCGCCGTGACCCCGTGA
- a CDS encoding GntR family transcriptional regulator, with translation MPDPGTGESRSAIHRNSLREQIAGALREEMMAGRLAAGRNFTVREIAELYGVSATPAREALVDLAAQGLLRAEHHRGFTVPEFGWDDFVEIFETRTLLTDSALRRLAGRAVLPDGARLPSLRRRADAAARAARAGQLDVMVGCDRRFWQEAGALLGNRRIADYLDWLRVQSWMFAAPYLRATPDLAGMCWDGHHEFVDTVEAGDVAGARRVVGEYNLLTVRLMAELTGHDPESLGVLPLLVEAVVPQPPGAAPAVRPVTRSTPRPAGRSGEAAADRPGARSGDQAGLRAAGPAGGGRSAGPGGGRLVDLSRDVGLGLVPQPRSIPFSRFGPALPPSEPDSRRTPGR, from the coding sequence ATGCCGGACCCAGGCACCGGGGAGAGCCGCTCCGCCATCCACCGCAACAGCCTCCGCGAGCAGATCGCCGGCGCGCTGCGCGAGGAGATGATGGCCGGCCGGCTGGCCGCCGGCCGCAACTTCACCGTCCGCGAGATCGCCGAACTGTACGGGGTCTCGGCCACCCCGGCCCGCGAGGCCCTGGTGGACCTCGCGGCGCAGGGCCTGCTCCGGGCCGAGCACCACCGCGGCTTCACCGTCCCGGAGTTCGGCTGGGACGACTTCGTGGAGATCTTCGAGACCCGCACCCTGCTCACCGACAGCGCCCTGCGGCGGCTGGCGGGCCGGGCCGTCCTGCCGGACGGCGCCCGGCTGCCCTCGCTGCGGCGGCGCGCGGACGCGGCGGCGCGGGCCGCCCGGGCCGGCCAGCTGGACGTGATGGTGGGCTGCGACCGCCGGTTCTGGCAGGAGGCGGGCGCCCTGCTGGGCAACCGCCGGATCGCCGACTACCTGGACTGGCTGCGGGTGCAGTCCTGGATGTTCGCGGCGCCGTACCTGCGGGCGACGCCCGACCTGGCCGGAATGTGCTGGGACGGGCACCACGAGTTCGTCGACACCGTCGAGGCGGGGGACGTGGCCGGCGCCCGCCGGGTGGTGGGCGAGTACAACCTGCTCACCGTCCGCCTGATGGCGGAGCTGACCGGGCACGATCCGGAGAGCCTCGGGGTGCTCCCGCTGCTGGTGGAGGCGGTCGTCCCGCAGCCGCCGGGCGCGGCACCGGCGGTCCGGCCCGTCACCCGTTCCACGCCCCGGCCCGCGGGCCGCTCCGGCGAGGCCGCCGCAGACCGGCCGGGGGCCCGGAGCGGTGACCAGGCCGGGCTGCGGGCCGCCGGTCCGGCCGGCGGCGGCCGGAGCGCGGGCCCTGGCGGCGGCCGGCTGGTCGACCTCTCCCGGGACGTCGGGCTCGGCCTGGTGCCGCAGCCCCGTTCGATCCCCTTCAGCAGGTTCGGGCCCGCCCTGCCCCCGTCCGAGCCGGACTCGCGGCGCACGCCGGGCCGGTAG
- a CDS encoding phosphoribosylaminoimidazolesuccinocarboxamide synthase, which produces MSGFVTKPEPVQVPGLIHLHTGKVRDLYRAESGELVMVASDRTSAYDWVLPNAITDKGRILTQLSLWWFERIADIVPNHVISTEVPAGAPADWAGRTLICRPLEMAPVECVARGYLTGSGLLEYRNDGTVCGIALPEGLEDGSELPAPIYTPALKAEVGEHDENVSYEETARRIGSELAAELRQVTLAVYSRARDIARDRGIILADTKFEFGLADGRLVIGDEVLTPDSSRFWPADQWQPGRAQPSFDKQIIRDWLTSPASGWDRHGEQPPPELPAEVVERVRAKYVEAYERLTGTDWPTDWV; this is translated from the coding sequence TTGAGCGGATTTGTCACCAAGCCCGAGCCTGTCCAGGTACCCGGCCTGATCCACCTGCACACCGGCAAGGTGCGCGACCTGTACCGCGCCGAGTCCGGCGAGCTGGTGATGGTCGCCAGCGACCGGACCTCGGCCTACGACTGGGTGCTGCCGAACGCCATCACCGACAAGGGCCGGATCCTCACCCAGCTCTCGCTGTGGTGGTTCGAGCGGATCGCCGACATCGTCCCCAACCACGTGATCTCCACCGAGGTCCCGGCGGGCGCCCCGGCCGACTGGGCGGGCCGCACGCTGATCTGCCGCCCGCTGGAGATGGCCCCGGTCGAGTGCGTGGCCCGCGGCTACCTGACCGGCTCCGGCCTGCTGGAGTACCGCAACGACGGGACGGTCTGCGGCATCGCCCTGCCCGAGGGCCTGGAGGACGGCTCCGAGCTGCCCGCGCCGATCTACACCCCCGCGCTCAAGGCCGAGGTCGGCGAGCACGACGAGAACGTCAGCTACGAGGAGACCGCCCGCCGGATCGGCTCCGAGCTGGCCGCCGAGCTGCGCCAGGTCACGCTGGCCGTCTACTCCCGGGCCCGGGACATCGCCCGCGACCGCGGGATCATCCTGGCGGACACCAAGTTCGAGTTCGGCCTGGCCGACGGCCGGCTGGTGATCGGCGACGAGGTGCTCACCCCCGACTCCTCCCGCTTCTGGCCTGCCGACCAGTGGCAGCCCGGCCGGGCCCAGCCGTCCTTCGACAAGCAGATCATCCGGGACTGGCTGACCTCCCCCGCCTCCGGCTGGGACCGGCACGGCGAGCAGCCGCCGCCGGAGCTGCCCGCCGAGGTCGTCGAGCGGGTCCGGGCCAAGTACGTCGAGGCGTACGAGCGGCTGACCGGCACCGACTGGCCCACCGACTGGGTGTAG
- a CDS encoding carbon-nitrogen family hydrolase, translated as MRASLIQLSVSDTEPADERRARAAALVRAQEGADLVVLPELWPLGGFAYDTWSTGAEPLDGPTSDVMAAAARAAGVWLHAGSIVERDPDGPIYNTSLVFAPDGELAHTYRKIHRFGFDSGEAVVMGAGQEIVTAGTDFGVLGLATCYDLRFPELFRALLDAGAELLVVPAAWPARRREHWTLLSRARAVEEQAFVLACNTAGTHGGVEQAGHSIVVDPWGRVLAEAGDGEEVLTVEFDPAEVAKARAEFPVLRDRLLGIPAPVQR; from the coding sequence GTGCGCGCTTCATTGATCCAACTCTCGGTCTCCGACACCGAGCCCGCCGACGAGCGGCGGGCCAGGGCGGCCGCCCTGGTGCGGGCCCAGGAGGGCGCCGACCTGGTCGTCCTGCCGGAGCTCTGGCCGCTCGGCGGCTTCGCGTACGACACCTGGTCGACCGGTGCCGAGCCGCTCGACGGGCCGACCTCCGACGTGATGGCGGCCGCCGCCAGGGCCGCCGGGGTGTGGCTGCACGCGGGTTCGATCGTGGAGCGGGACCCGGACGGGCCGATCTACAACACCTCGCTGGTCTTCGCCCCGGACGGCGAGCTGGCGCACACCTACCGCAAGATCCACCGCTTCGGCTTCGACAGCGGCGAGGCGGTGGTGATGGGGGCGGGCCAGGAGATCGTCACCGCCGGCACCGACTTCGGCGTGCTGGGCCTGGCGACCTGCTACGACCTGCGCTTCCCCGAGCTGTTCCGGGCGCTGCTGGACGCCGGGGCCGAACTGCTGGTGGTGCCCGCCGCCTGGCCCGCGCGCCGGCGCGAGCACTGGACCCTGCTGAGCCGGGCCCGGGCGGTCGAGGAGCAGGCCTTCGTCCTGGCCTGCAACACCGCCGGGACGCACGGCGGGGTCGAGCAGGCGGGCCACAGCATCGTGGTGGACCCGTGGGGCCGGGTGCTCGCCGAGGCGGGCGACGGCGAGGAGGTCCTCACGGTCGAGTTCGACCCGGCCGAGGTGGCCAAGGCCCGGGCCGAGTTCCCGGTGCTGCGCGACCGGCTGCTGGGGATCCCGGCGCCGGTCCAGCGCTGA
- a CDS encoding SLATT domain-containing protein — protein sequence MSQPEMQPEESAWGKDVGEEDPPATATAATGRASTRRRTDLSARQFPLGDWGEPAERLEELYRWSEERAVEAIDWYRRDRLAKRRWARLLRLGTATFTVAGATAPLVDLTGVLDHASNWGYVGLALAGACLGADRVFGLTSGWMRDVSTAQALQRRLEAFQFDWASECVREVLGPTEGTAGEAAERCLGVLRRFCEDVSDMVRSETSEWMLEFRATMTQLPTQTPGAWGGRSEPGSGAQVRILPTPGTRPTMPRQRPPEGPLR from the coding sequence GTGAGCCAGCCGGAAATGCAGCCCGAGGAGAGTGCCTGGGGCAAGGACGTCGGCGAGGAGGACCCGCCCGCGACGGCCACCGCCGCCACGGGCCGGGCGTCCACCCGCCGCCGGACCGACCTGAGCGCCCGCCAGTTCCCGCTGGGTGACTGGGGCGAGCCCGCCGAGCGGCTGGAGGAGCTCTACCGCTGGTCGGAGGAGCGGGCCGTCGAGGCGATCGACTGGTACCGCCGCGACCGCCTGGCCAAGCGCCGCTGGGCGCGCCTGCTGCGGCTGGGCACCGCCACCTTCACGGTGGCCGGCGCGACCGCGCCGCTGGTGGACCTCACCGGGGTCCTCGACCACGCATCGAACTGGGGGTACGTCGGCCTGGCCCTGGCCGGGGCCTGCCTCGGCGCCGACCGCGTCTTCGGCCTGACCTCAGGCTGGATGCGCGACGTCAGCACCGCGCAGGCCCTGCAACGACGCCTGGAGGCCTTCCAGTTCGACTGGGCCTCGGAGTGCGTGCGCGAGGTGCTCGGCCCCACCGAGGGCACCGCGGGCGAGGCGGCCGAGCGCTGCCTCGGCGTGCTGCGCCGGTTCTGCGAGGACGTCTCGGACATGGTCCGCAGCGAGACCTCGGAGTGGATGCTGGAGTTCCGCGCCACGATGACCCAGCTGCCCACCCAGACCCCGGGGGCCTGGGGCGGGCGGTCGGAGCCGGGCAGCGGCGCGCAGGTCCGGATCCTGCCCACGCCGGGCACCCGGCCCACCATGCCGCGCCAGCGGCCGCCGGAGGGCCCGCTGCGCTGA
- a CDS encoding response regulator transcription factor, with protein sequence MNTPTEPTAPTPVRVLLADDEHLIRGALAALLALEDDLTVVAEAASGPEALAMAKAHRPDVAVLDLQMPGLDGIEVATELRRLLPDCRTMIVTGHGRPGYLKRALEVGVRGFLPKTVSAADLAGIIRTVRAGGRYVDPELAADAIAAGETPLTPRETDVLELAADGTSIAGIAERAALSQGTVRNYLSSAAAKLGAENRHAAVRIAREHGWI encoded by the coding sequence ATGAACACCCCGACGGAGCCGACCGCGCCGACCCCGGTCCGCGTGCTGCTAGCCGACGACGAGCACCTGATCCGGGGCGCGCTGGCCGCCCTGCTCGCCCTGGAGGACGACCTGACGGTGGTCGCCGAGGCCGCCTCCGGCCCGGAGGCGCTGGCGATGGCGAAGGCCCACCGACCCGACGTCGCGGTGCTGGACCTCCAGATGCCGGGCCTGGACGGCATCGAGGTGGCCACCGAGCTGCGCCGGCTGCTGCCGGACTGCCGCACGATGATCGTCACCGGCCACGGCCGCCCCGGTTACCTGAAGCGCGCCCTGGAGGTCGGGGTCCGGGGCTTCCTGCCGAAGACCGTCTCGGCGGCCGACCTCGCGGGCATCATCCGCACCGTGCGGGCCGGCGGCCGGTACGTCGACCCGGAGCTGGCGGCGGACGCGATCGCGGCCGGTGAGACCCCGCTGACCCCGCGGGAGACCGACGTCCTGGAGCTGGCCGCGGACGGCACCTCGATCGCCGGGATCGCCGAGCGGGCGGCGCTCTCCCAGGGCACCGTCCGCAACTACCTCTCCTCGGCCGCCGCCAAGCTCGGCGCGGAGAACCGGCACGCGGCGGTGCGGATCGCCCGCGAGCACGGCTGGATCTGA
- a CDS encoding N,N-dimethylformamidase beta subunit family domain-containing protein, translated as MGTELNRRWESGTHAHGVSDPFGQGPLPWLRSPDQYVAGTGEAVPWYVSLDAPGQQPLTGARPRPPVGTPANSDDVDQQIKGFASAGVVRPGGSVDFRVTVRPPREFTVDVYRIGHYAGDGAHHMTSSPLIAGLAQPAPLVAGRTVSCHHWWQSWRLQVPTHWKPGAYVAVLTTSDNLHRSHIPFTVRDFDDPARTADLLLVLPDVTWQAYNLFPEDGRLGASLYHAWDDRGGLLGEREAAVTVSFDRPHAGAGLPLHVGHAYDFIRWAERYGYDLAYATATDLHAGLVEPARHRALIFPGHDEYWSEPMRRAVERARDDGTSLVFLSANTMYWRVELSAAASGEPNRLLNCRKRQKVPAGSPAAGVAGSQSALWRDAAEPEQHLLGIQYASRVAAPVPLVARNTEHWLWDGTGLREGDELPGLVAGEADRYFPKVALPEHTERVLLAHSPYQDSAGRTRYQETSLYRAPSGAYVFAAGTFAWSPALDRPGHTDERVQRATANLLDRLCKDG; from the coding sequence GTGGGGACCGAACTCAACCGTCGCTGGGAGTCCGGAACGCACGCGCACGGCGTCTCCGACCCCTTCGGACAGGGCCCGCTGCCCTGGCTGCGCAGCCCCGACCAGTACGTCGCGGGCACCGGGGAGGCCGTGCCCTGGTACGTCTCGCTGGACGCGCCGGGCCAGCAGCCGCTCACCGGGGCCAGACCCAGACCCCCGGTCGGCACCCCGGCCAACTCCGACGACGTGGACCAGCAGATCAAGGGCTTCGCCTCGGCCGGCGTGGTCCGCCCCGGCGGGTCGGTGGACTTCCGGGTCACCGTCCGCCCGCCCCGCGAGTTCACCGTCGACGTCTACCGGATCGGCCACTACGCCGGCGACGGCGCCCACCACATGACGTCCAGCCCGCTGATCGCCGGGCTCGCCCAGCCCGCGCCGCTGGTGGCCGGCCGCACCGTCTCCTGCCACCACTGGTGGCAGTCCTGGCGGCTGCAGGTCCCCACCCACTGGAAGCCCGGCGCGTACGTCGCCGTGCTGACCACCAGCGACAACCTGCACCGCAGCCACATCCCGTTCACCGTCCGGGACTTCGACGACCCGGCGCGCACCGCGGACCTGCTGCTGGTGCTCCCCGACGTGACCTGGCAGGCCTACAACCTCTTCCCCGAGGACGGCCGGCTCGGGGCCAGCCTCTACCACGCGTGGGACGACCGGGGCGGGCTGCTCGGCGAGCGGGAGGCGGCCGTCACGGTCTCCTTCGACCGCCCGCACGCCGGCGCCGGGCTGCCGCTGCACGTCGGCCACGCCTACGACTTCATCCGCTGGGCCGAGCGGTACGGCTACGACCTCGCCTACGCCACCGCCACCGACCTGCACGCCGGCCTGGTCGAGCCGGCCCGGCACCGGGCGCTGATCTTCCCCGGCCACGACGAGTACTGGTCCGAGCCGATGCGCCGGGCCGTCGAGCGGGCCCGCGACGACGGCACCTCGCTGGTCTTCCTCTCCGCCAACACCATGTACTGGCGGGTGGAGCTGTCCGCCGCGGCGTCCGGCGAGCCCAACCGGCTGCTGAACTGCCGCAAGCGGCAGAAGGTGCCGGCCGGCAGCCCCGCCGCCGGGGTGGCCGGCAGCCAGAGCGCGCTCTGGCGGGACGCGGCCGAGCCGGAGCAGCACCTGCTGGGCATCCAGTACGCGAGCCGGGTCGCCGCGCCGGTGCCGCTGGTGGCGCGCAACACCGAGCACTGGCTCTGGGACGGCACCGGCCTGCGCGAGGGCGACGAGCTGCCCGGCCTGGTGGCCGGCGAGGCGGACCGTTACTTCCCCAAGGTGGCGCTCCCCGAGCACACCGAGCGGGTGCTGCTGGCGCACTCCCCGTACCAGGACTCGGCCGGGCGGACCCGCTACCAGGAGACCTCGCTGTACCGGGCCCCGAGCGGCGCGTACGTCTTCGCGGCGGGCACCTTCGCCTGGTCGCCGGCGCTGGACCGCCCCGGGCACACCGACGAGAGGGTCCAGCGGGCCACCGCCAACCTGTTGGATCGTCTGTGCAAGGACGGCTGA
- the purD gene encoding phosphoribosylamine--glycine ligase: MKVLVIGGGAREHALCRSLSQDPAVTELHCAPGNAGIAQVATVHPVDQLDGAAVAALARLLTADLVVVGPEAPLVAGVADAVRAAGIPVFGPSGRAAQLEGSKAFAKDVMAGANVPTARSYVCTTVAEAAEALDAFGAPYVVKDDGLAAGKGVVVTSDRAEALAHAASCERVVIEEYLDGPEVSLFAITDGVTVLPLQPAQDFKRALDGDEGPNTGGMGAYSPLPWAPEGLVEEVLETVLQPTVDELRRRGTPFSGLLYAGLALTSRGTRVIEFNARFGDPETQVVLARLRTPLAAVLHASATGTLELLEPLRWDDGAAVTVVIASEGYPADPRTGDPIEGLAEADAADGTAYVLHAGTRLDGTGQVLSAGGRVLSVTATGTDLAEARGRAYDALALISLKGGQHRTDIALKAAG, translated from the coding sequence GTGAAGGTCCTCGTCATCGGCGGCGGCGCCCGCGAACACGCCCTGTGCCGCTCTCTGTCCCAAGATCCCGCCGTCACCGAGCTGCACTGCGCCCCGGGTAACGCCGGGATCGCGCAGGTGGCGACGGTCCACCCGGTCGACCAGCTGGACGGTGCGGCCGTGGCCGCGCTCGCCCGGCTGCTCACCGCCGACCTGGTCGTGGTCGGCCCGGAGGCCCCGCTGGTCGCGGGCGTCGCCGACGCCGTGCGCGCGGCCGGCATCCCGGTCTTCGGCCCCTCCGGCCGGGCCGCCCAGCTGGAAGGCTCCAAGGCCTTCGCCAAGGACGTGATGGCGGGCGCCAACGTGCCCACCGCCCGCTCCTACGTGTGCACCACGGTGGCGGAGGCCGCCGAGGCGCTGGACGCCTTCGGCGCCCCCTACGTGGTCAAGGACGACGGCCTGGCCGCCGGCAAGGGCGTGGTGGTCACCTCCGACCGCGCCGAGGCGCTGGCGCACGCCGCCTCCTGCGAGCGAGTGGTGATCGAGGAGTACCTGGACGGCCCGGAGGTCTCGCTCTTCGCGATCACCGACGGCGTCACCGTGCTGCCGCTCCAGCCCGCCCAGGACTTCAAGCGCGCGCTCGACGGCGACGAGGGCCCGAACACCGGCGGCATGGGCGCGTACTCGCCGCTGCCGTGGGCCCCCGAGGGCCTGGTCGAGGAGGTCCTGGAGACCGTCCTGCAGCCGACCGTGGACGAGCTGCGCCGCCGGGGCACCCCGTTCTCCGGCCTGCTCTACGCCGGCCTCGCGCTCACCTCGCGCGGCACCCGGGTGATCGAGTTCAACGCCCGCTTCGGCGACCCGGAGACCCAGGTCGTGCTGGCCCGGCTGCGGACCCCGCTGGCCGCCGTCCTGCACGCCTCCGCCACCGGCACGCTGGAGCTGCTGGAGCCGTTGCGCTGGGACGACGGCGCCGCCGTCACCGTGGTGATCGCCTCCGAGGGCTACCCGGCCGACCCGCGCACCGGGGACCCGATCGAGGGCCTGGCCGAGGCCGACGCCGCCGACGGCACCGCGTACGTGCTGCACGCCGGCACCCGTCTCGACGGGACCGGTCAGGTGCTCAGCGCCGGCGGCCGGGTGCTGTCGGTCACGGCGACCGGCACCGACCTCGCCGAGGCGCGCGGCCGGGCCTACGACGCGCTCGCGCTGATCAGCCTCAAGGGCGGCCAGCACCGCACCGACATCGCGCTGAAGGCGGCCGGCTAG
- a CDS encoding BRO-N domain-containing protein: MDEEMVLVRTSFPVTGQPIRVVLIDGAPWFVTADVCKALGRTNPSEALRILRPGDARTIDLRSETLRISEAYGVPAGGKPYVRGNPMLGLVSEAGLYTLIMRSTKPSAQAFQEWVTGDLLPSIRRGDTDVPVQRRRMARSLAEAVGQRVEIVAEVGADGSLGVHVRSDGTVHCRHGEMEFRVPSREEDSGPPFGAWFSCPSVERVGISGGRAIPRCAKLKLVDLIRLLAPAPAVPDPADTAEGVLMVEMQRHEARAHGTARQIAELMRALDEEPGEE, from the coding sequence ATGGACGAGGAAATGGTGCTGGTGCGAACGAGCTTCCCGGTCACCGGGCAGCCGATCAGGGTGGTGCTGATCGACGGGGCGCCGTGGTTCGTCACGGCGGACGTGTGCAAGGCCCTTGGGCGTACCAACCCGAGCGAGGCGCTGCGCATCCTACGACCGGGCGACGCCCGCACCATCGACCTTCGGTCGGAAACCCTCAGAATTTCTGAGGCATACGGCGTTCCCGCAGGTGGGAAACCCTACGTCCGCGGCAACCCGATGCTCGGTCTGGTCAGTGAGGCCGGCCTCTACACCTTGATCATGAGGTCGACGAAACCCTCCGCGCAGGCCTTCCAGGAGTGGGTCACCGGGGATCTCCTCCCCTCGATCCGCCGGGGCGACACCGACGTCCCGGTCCAGCGCCGGCGGATGGCGCGGTCCCTGGCCGAGGCGGTCGGTCAGCGGGTGGAGATCGTGGCGGAGGTCGGCGCGGACGGCAGCCTGGGCGTGCACGTCCGTTCGGACGGGACGGTGCACTGCCGGCACGGCGAGATGGAGTTCCGGGTGCCGAGCCGGGAGGAGGACAGCGGGCCGCCCTTCGGGGCCTGGTTCTCCTGCCCGAGCGTGGAGCGGGTGGGGATCAGCGGCGGCCGGGCGATCCCGCGCTGCGCGAAGCTGAAGCTGGTCGACCTCATCCGGCTGCTGGCCCCGGCGCCCGCCGTGCCGGACCCGGCCGACACCGCGGAAGGGGTCCTGATGGTGGAGATGCAGCGCCACGAGGCGCGTGCCCACGGCACCGCCCGGCAGATCGCGGAGCTGATGCGGGCGCTGGACGAGGAGCCCGGGGAGGAGTGA
- a CDS encoding MFS transporter produces the protein MSVDPASTARPLSVPGPRITTAAPHPPAAAPPPGGRAAWAAWSIGVSAYFLAVIHRTSLGVAGLDAAERFGIGASALSTFSILQVLVYAAMQIPVGLLIDRHGPRKVLLTGVLLLSAGQLAFAFSSSFAPALASRAVLGCGDAMTFIAVLRIAARWFPAAKNPLVAQLTGLAGMGGNLVTTVVLAQALHTEGWQATFTTTALLGIGVAALLALFLREAPPAAPPVTPSVAGAATVSVADLPVVPAVADLPAVPAAEPPAAPRPSVRSQIRDSWQEPGTRLGLWVHFTTQFPGNAFGLLWGLPYLVEGQGMTRGQAGGLLTLLVFSNMAFGLLFGRLLSRTTKARMPITLSVIAVTGAGWAVALAWPGAHPPVALLVVLILLMGSNGPASLVGLDYARAHNPVGRLGTASGIANMGGFIGTMVTLFGIGVLLDALSPAGAGSYSAEAYRWAFCWMYVPLAAGTLMILRLRRKVAP, from the coding sequence ATGAGCGTGGACCCTGCCAGTACCGCCCGCCCGCTGTCCGTACCCGGTCCCAGGATCACCACCGCCGCCCCGCACCCCCCGGCCGCCGCCCCGCCGCCCGGCGGACGCGCCGCCTGGGCCGCCTGGTCGATCGGCGTCAGCGCCTACTTCCTGGCGGTGATCCACCGGACCAGCCTCGGGGTGGCCGGGCTGGACGCGGCCGAGCGCTTCGGCATCGGCGCCTCCGCGCTCTCCACCTTCTCCATCCTGCAGGTGCTGGTCTACGCGGCGATGCAGATCCCGGTCGGCCTGCTGATCGACCGGCACGGGCCGCGCAAGGTCCTGCTGACCGGGGTGCTGCTGCTGAGCGCCGGGCAGCTGGCGTTCGCCTTCAGCTCCTCCTTCGCGCCCGCGCTGGCCTCCCGGGCGGTGCTGGGCTGCGGCGACGCGATGACCTTCATCGCCGTCCTGCGGATCGCCGCCCGCTGGTTCCCGGCCGCGAAGAACCCGCTGGTGGCGCAACTGACCGGGCTGGCCGGGATGGGCGGCAACCTGGTCACCACCGTGGTCCTCGCCCAGGCCCTGCACACCGAGGGCTGGCAGGCCACCTTCACCACCACCGCGCTGCTCGGTATCGGGGTGGCCGCGCTGCTGGCGCTGTTCCTGCGGGAGGCCCCTCCGGCAGCCCCGCCCGTGACCCCGTCGGTGGCCGGGGCCGCCACGGTGAGCGTGGCGGACCTGCCCGTCGTGCCGGCCGTGGCAGACCTCCCCGCCGTCCCCGCGGCCGAGCCGCCCGCCGCCCCCAGGCCCTCCGTCCGGTCGCAGATCCGGGACTCCTGGCAGGAGCCCGGCACCCGGCTCGGGCTCTGGGTCCACTTCACCACCCAGTTCCCCGGCAACGCCTTCGGCCTGCTCTGGGGGCTGCCCTACCTGGTCGAGGGGCAGGGCATGACCCGCGGCCAGGCCGGCGGGCTGCTCACCCTGCTGGTCTTCAGCAACATGGCCTTCGGGCTGCTCTTCGGCCGGCTGCTCTCCCGGACGACGAAGGCCCGGATGCCGATCACCCTCTCGGTGATAGCCGTCACCGGCGCCGGCTGGGCGGTCGCCCTGGCCTGGCCCGGTGCCCACCCGCCGGTCGCCCTGCTGGTCGTGCTGATCCTGCTGATGGGCAGCAACGGCCCGGCCTCGCTGGTCGGCCTCGACTACGCCCGGGCCCACAACCCGGTCGGCCGGCTCGGCACCGCCTCCGGCATCGCCAACATGGGCGGCTTCATCGGGACGATGGTCACCCTGTTCGGCATCGGCGTCCTGCTCGACGCGCTCTCCCCGGCCGGGGCCGGCAGCTACTCGGCCGAGGCGTACCGCTGGGCCTTCTGCTGGATGTACGTCCCGCTGGCGGCCGGCACCCTGATGATCCTGCGGCTGCGGCGGAAGGTCGCGCCCTAG